A genomic region of Sideroxydans sp. CL21 contains the following coding sequences:
- the panC gene encoding pantoate--beta-alanine ligase, with the protein MQLVHSVSELRARLAGEQSVAFVPTMGNLHEGHIELVRIARQRGSCVVVSIFVNPIQFGPNEDFDKYPRTLDADCAKLQGLADVVFAPAVEEMYPEKQTIFVEPPPISRELCGEFRPGHFQGVATVVLKLFNLVQPQVAIFGKKDYQQLTVIRQMVTQLNLPIEIVGAETSRAADGLALSSRNQYLSDAERTEAVLLSQTLRGMGTALAGGAADYAALEQGASAALAKRGWQVEYVAVRKQADLGVPGMEERKLVILAAARLGKTRLIDNLEVCL; encoded by the coding sequence ATGCAGCTCGTTCATTCCGTATCCGAACTTCGCGCAAGACTGGCGGGCGAGCAATCGGTCGCCTTTGTGCCAACCATGGGCAATCTGCATGAGGGGCATATCGAACTGGTGCGCATTGCGCGGCAACGCGGCAGCTGTGTTGTTGTCAGCATTTTCGTCAACCCGATACAGTTCGGCCCCAACGAAGACTTCGACAAATACCCGCGCACGCTGGATGCAGATTGCGCGAAGCTGCAGGGGCTGGCTGATGTCGTGTTTGCGCCGGCAGTCGAGGAGATGTATCCCGAAAAACAAACGATCTTTGTCGAGCCACCGCCCATTTCCAGGGAATTATGCGGCGAGTTCCGTCCGGGACATTTTCAGGGCGTGGCAACGGTCGTGCTGAAGCTGTTCAATCTGGTGCAGCCACAGGTTGCCATCTTCGGCAAGAAGGACTATCAGCAACTTACCGTTATCCGACAAATGGTTACCCAGCTCAACCTCCCCATCGAAATCGTCGGCGCGGAGACATCGCGCGCAGCGGACGGGCTGGCGCTTTCATCGCGCAACCAGTATCTGTCAGATGCCGAGCGAACCGAAGCCGTATTACTGAGTCAAACATTACGTGGGATGGGAACAGCGCTGGCGGGTGGGGCTGCCGACTATGCAGCGCTGGAGCAGGGTGCAAGTGCGGCGCTCGCCAAGCGCGGGTGGCAAGTGGAGTATGTTGCGGTACGCAAGCAAGCCGATCTGGGCGTTCCGGGAATGGAGGAACGTAAGCTGGTGATATTGGCGGCTGCGCGTTTGGGCAAGACCCGTTTGATCGATAATCTGGAAGTTTGTCTTTGA
- a CDS encoding deoxynucleoside kinase yields MPLEKYRYIVVEGPIGVGKTSLAQRLADYAEVQPLLEKPQENPFLANFYQDPVRYALPTQLFFLFQRINEARDLAQMDLFRSRTVSDYLFEKDELFARLTLSDDEYKLYQSIYQGLSPQAPTPDLVIYLQAPTYTLSERVRRRGNRYERTLQDDYLTRLANSYGEFFHQYDEAPLLVVNSEHLNFVDNDDDFNLLLDRISRMRGRREYFNVGA; encoded by the coding sequence ATGCCTCTGGAAAAATATCGATACATCGTGGTGGAAGGACCCATCGGCGTGGGCAAAACCAGCCTTGCCCAGCGTCTCGCAGACTATGCGGAGGTGCAGCCCTTGCTGGAAAAGCCGCAGGAAAACCCTTTTTTGGCGAACTTCTATCAGGACCCGGTGCGTTATGCGCTGCCTACGCAGCTGTTCTTCCTGTTCCAGCGCATCAACGAAGCGCGCGACCTGGCACAGATGGACTTGTTCCGCAGTCGCACCGTCTCCGACTACCTGTTCGAAAAAGACGAGTTGTTCGCGCGCCTGACCCTGAGCGACGACGAATACAAGCTGTACCAATCCATATACCAGGGGCTGTCGCCGCAGGCGCCCACGCCCGATCTGGTGATCTACCTGCAGGCGCCCACCTACACCTTGTCCGAGCGTGTGCGGCGGCGCGGGAATCGTTACGAGCGGACCCTCCAGGACGATTATCTGACGCGCCTGGCCAACAGTTACGGCGAGTTCTTTCACCAGTACGACGAAGCGCCGCTATTGGTGGTGAATAGCGAACACCTGAATTTTGTGGATAATGACGATGACTTCAATCTGTTGCTGGACCGCATATCCAGGATGCGCGGACGCCGCGAATATTTCAACGTAGGTGCATGA
- the folK gene encoding 2-amino-4-hydroxy-6-hydroxymethyldihydropteridine diphosphokinase produces MMEHLQQVTDEAGHLREEAPRGHSRTEGLRPTASWPHTAFIGLGSNLADPVAQVSRALDALDHLAQSRVARRSSLYRSAPVGFLAQPDFINAVAQLETGLSPRALLDALLALELEQGRTREFCNAPRTLDLDVLLYDDLIHHEHGLTIPHPQMHLRAFVLQPLLEIAPERDIPGVGTAAAAARQCKDQQLERLV; encoded by the coding sequence GTGATGGAGCATCTCCAACAGGTTACCGACGAAGCCGGCCATTTGCGGGAGGAGGCGCCCCGCGGCCACTCCCGCACAGAAGGGCTCCGCCCCACCGCGTCGTGGCCGCACACCGCGTTCATCGGGCTGGGCAGCAACCTTGCCGATCCGGTCGCGCAGGTTTCGCGTGCACTGGATGCGCTGGATCATTTGGCGCAGTCGCGGGTCGCGCGGCGCTCTTCGCTGTATCGCAGCGCACCGGTGGGTTTTCTGGCACAGCCGGATTTCATCAATGCCGTTGCACAGCTGGAGACCGGGCTATCCCCCCGCGCCTTGCTGGATGCGCTATTGGCACTGGAGCTTGAACAGGGGCGCACGCGGGAATTCTGCAACGCGCCGCGCACTCTGGATCTGGATGTATTGCTTTATGACGATCTGATTCATCACGAGCATGGTTTGACCATCCCGCATCCGCAGATGCACCTGCGCGCATTCGTGTTGCAACCTTTGCTGGAGATCGCGCCGGAAAGAGACATTCCGGGTGTCGGGACAGCAGCTGCCGCGGCAAGGCAATGCAAGGATCAGCAACTGGAACGGTTGGTTTAG
- the purB gene encoding adenylosuccinate lyase, translating into MTLSALTALSPLDGRYHGKVESLRGFFSEYGLIRYRVLIEIEWFKALSNEAGIKELPPLSPAAIAHLVQLAAQFSEADAEQIKTIERRTNHDVKAIEYWLRDKLAAIPETAKALEFIHFACTSEDINNLSHALMLNHSRSEVMLPTLQVLIERLQHLAHEHADLPMLCRTHGQTATPSTLGKEMANVVHRLRRAQARIAAVEILGKINGAVGNYNAHLSAYPNVDWEGFAQRFVEARGLTFNPYTIQIEPHDCMAELYDAYARANTILIDLNRDIWGYISLGYFKQKVVAGEVGSSTMPHKVNPIDFENAEGNLGLANALLKHLSEKLPVSRWQRDLTDSTVLRNMGVALGYTLLAYESCLKGLNKLEANPQRLAEDLNNSWEVLAEPIQTVMRRYNIENAYDKLKELTRGKGGINRDSLGAFIQTLDIPAVEKQRLQALSPETYIGKAAELAKRI; encoded by the coding sequence ATGACACTTTCGGCACTCACTGCACTTTCCCCCCTGGACGGGCGTTACCACGGCAAAGTTGAAAGCCTGCGCGGTTTTTTCAGCGAATACGGCCTGATCCGTTACCGCGTACTGATAGAAATCGAGTGGTTCAAGGCACTCAGCAATGAAGCCGGCATCAAGGAACTCCCGCCGCTCTCCCCCGCCGCGATCGCGCACCTCGTGCAGCTCGCCGCCCAATTCTCCGAAGCCGATGCGGAACAGATCAAGACCATCGAACGCCGCACCAACCATGACGTGAAAGCCATCGAATACTGGCTGCGTGACAAGCTGGCTGCCATTCCGGAAACGGCCAAGGCGCTGGAATTCATCCATTTTGCCTGCACCTCGGAGGACATCAACAACCTGAGCCATGCACTGATGCTCAACCACTCGCGCAGCGAAGTGATGCTGCCCACACTGCAAGTATTGATCGAGCGCCTGCAACATCTCGCGCACGAGCACGCCGACCTGCCCATGCTGTGCCGCACACACGGCCAGACCGCCACCCCCAGCACCCTGGGCAAAGAGATGGCCAACGTCGTGCACCGCCTGCGCCGCGCCCAAGCGCGTATCGCTGCGGTCGAGATCCTGGGCAAGATCAACGGCGCGGTGGGCAACTACAACGCGCATCTGTCCGCCTACCCCAACGTCGATTGGGAAGGCTTCGCCCAGCGTTTTGTCGAGGCACGCGGACTGACCTTCAATCCCTACACCATCCAGATCGAACCGCACGATTGCATGGCCGAGCTGTATGACGCCTATGCCCGCGCCAATACCATCCTGATCGACCTGAACCGCGACATCTGGGGCTACATCTCGCTGGGCTATTTCAAACAGAAAGTGGTGGCAGGCGAAGTCGGGTCTTCCACCATGCCGCACAAGGTCAACCCGATCGACTTCGAGAACGCGGAAGGCAACCTCGGCCTCGCCAATGCCCTGCTGAAACACCTCTCCGAAAAGCTGCCTGTCTCGCGCTGGCAGCGCGATCTCACCGACTCCACCGTGTTGCGCAACATGGGCGTGGCGCTGGGCTATACCCTGCTGGCCTACGAATCCTGCCTGAAGGGACTGAACAAGCTGGAAGCCAATCCGCAACGCCTTGCGGAAGACCTGAACAACAGTTGGGAAGTGCTGGCGGAACCGATCCAGACCGTGATGCGCCGCTACAACATCGAGAACGCCTATGACAAGCTGAAGGAACTCACGCGCGGCAAGGGTGGAATCAACCGTGATAGCCTTGGTGCCTTCATCCAGACACTGGACATCCCCGCTGTAGAGAAGCAGCGCCTGCAGGCACTGAGTCCGGAAACCTATATCGGCAAGGCTGCAGAGCTGGCAAAACGCATCTGA
- the panD gene encoding aspartate 1-decarboxylase codes for MQRTMLQAKLHRVRVTQSELHYEGSCAIDDDLLDAAGIKEYQAIDIYNVTNGERFSTYAIRAERGSRTISVNGAAAHKANVGDILIIATFSIYSELELQKYHPVLVYVDEKNGIIGKRDKIPVQAAQAAA; via the coding sequence ATGCAGAGAACCATGTTACAGGCAAAATTGCACCGCGTACGCGTGACGCAGTCCGAACTGCATTACGAGGGTTCTTGCGCCATCGACGATGACTTGCTGGATGCCGCCGGTATCAAGGAATACCAGGCGATCGACATCTACAACGTCACCAACGGCGAACGCTTCAGCACTTATGCCATCCGAGCCGAGCGCGGTTCGCGCACCATCTCGGTGAACGGTGCGGCAGCACACAAGGCCAATGTCGGGGATATTCTGATCATCGCCACGTTCTCCATCTACTCCGAACTGGAATTGCAGAAATATCATCCCGTACTTGTTTACGTGGATGAGAAGAACGGCATTATCGGAAAACGCGACAAGATACCCGTCCAGGCAGCCCAGGCGGCAGCCTGA
- a CDS encoding mechanosensitive ion channel family protein encodes MSVNLSPEIIRLLLVLAATIAAHFIARRALQHAEIIAARTENVWDDSLIAAARRPLPVLIWLAGISFALHLIHRQTGEQLLEYIPPARDIGVVVCSAWFLFKLIRELANNVIAAGAQKGQEIDRSTVDALSKVSRIVVVMVTVLAVMQTLGFSISGLLAFGGMGGIAVGFAAKDLLANFFGGLMIHLDRPFNVGETVRSPDKQIEGKVEHIGWRQTRIRSTNMTLIYVPNALFTANVVENPSRMSHRRIRETIGLRYDDLDKMSSIVEEVKSMLSNHPQLDPGQDMFVAFDQFADSSLNFIIQAFCKTTNLAQFHAIKQEVLLNVSGIIAKHGAEIAFPTRTLYLNQPAA; translated from the coding sequence ATGTCCGTCAATCTGAGCCCTGAAATCATCCGTTTGCTGCTGGTACTCGCTGCCACCATCGCTGCGCACTTCATCGCACGCCGTGCATTGCAACACGCCGAGATCATCGCGGCACGCACCGAAAATGTCTGGGACGATTCGCTGATCGCCGCGGCGCGCCGACCGCTGCCCGTGCTGATCTGGCTGGCCGGCATTTCCTTTGCGCTGCACCTGATCCACCGCCAGACCGGCGAACAATTGCTGGAATATATTCCGCCGGCCCGCGACATCGGCGTCGTGGTCTGCTCCGCCTGGTTCCTGTTCAAACTGATCCGCGAGCTGGCAAACAACGTGATTGCCGCAGGTGCCCAGAAGGGACAGGAAATAGATCGCTCCACGGTGGATGCGTTGAGCAAAGTCTCGCGTATCGTCGTGGTGATGGTTACAGTGCTGGCAGTGATGCAGACTCTCGGGTTCAGCATCTCCGGCTTGCTGGCCTTCGGCGGCATGGGCGGTATTGCCGTCGGTTTCGCCGCCAAGGATCTGCTGGCAAATTTCTTCGGCGGCCTGATGATCCATCTGGATCGCCCGTTCAATGTGGGCGAGACGGTACGATCGCCGGACAAACAGATCGAAGGCAAGGTGGAACATATCGGCTGGCGCCAGACCCGTATCCGCTCGACCAACATGACGCTGATCTATGTGCCCAATGCCTTGTTCACCGCCAATGTGGTTGAAAACCCGTCGCGGATGTCGCACCGCCGCATCCGCGAGACCATCGGCCTGCGTTACGACGATCTGGACAAAATGAGTTCCATCGTCGAAGAAGTAAAATCCATGCTGAGCAACCACCCGCAGCTCGATCCCGGGCAGGACATGTTCGTCGCCTTCGATCAGTTTGCCGACTCCTCGCTCAATTTCATCATTCAGGCTTTCTGCAAGACCACCAATCTGGCGCAATTCCACGCGATCAAACAGGAGGTGCTGCTCAACGTATCGGGCATCATCGCCAAGCATGGTGCCGAAATCGCCTTCCCGACGCGCACACTGTATTTGAATCAACCTGCTGCCTGA
- the panB gene encoding 3-methyl-2-oxobutanoate hydroxymethyltransferase, translating into MRKTLTTLQTMRNKGEKIAMLTCYDASFATLLETQGVDVLLVGDSLGMVLQGHETTLPVTIEDMVYHTECVVRGSEQAFIIVDMPFGTSQASPRETFAYAAQLMAAGAQMVKIEGGTEMVETVHFLTSRGIPVCSHLGLTPQSVHQLGGYKVQGKGDVAAQKMLQDALALQQAGAGMVLMEAIPAALAAEVTAQLGVPTIGIGAGADCSGQVLVVYDILGIYPGKKARFVKDYMQGATSIAQAVANYVAEVKSGAFPAVENSF; encoded by the coding sequence ATGCGAAAGACCCTCACGACATTGCAGACCATGCGTAACAAGGGCGAGAAGATCGCCATGCTGACTTGTTACGATGCAAGTTTTGCCACGCTGCTCGAAACGCAGGGTGTGGATGTGCTGCTGGTAGGCGATTCTCTCGGCATGGTATTGCAGGGCCACGAGACGACCCTGCCGGTCACTATCGAGGATATGGTCTACCACACGGAGTGCGTGGTGCGCGGGTCGGAGCAGGCATTCATTATCGTCGATATGCCTTTTGGTACTTCGCAAGCCAGCCCGCGCGAAACATTCGCGTATGCGGCGCAGCTGATGGCGGCCGGTGCGCAGATGGTCAAGATCGAAGGCGGCACAGAGATGGTCGAGACTGTGCATTTCCTGACTTCGCGTGGCATCCCGGTATGCAGCCATCTCGGTCTTACCCCGCAATCGGTGCACCAGCTGGGCGGCTACAAGGTGCAGGGCAAGGGCGATGTTGCCGCGCAAAAAATGCTGCAGGATGCACTGGCACTGCAGCAGGCGGGCGCGGGCATGGTGTTGATGGAAGCCATACCGGCCGCGCTGGCGGCGGAAGTCACCGCGCAACTCGGCGTTCCCACCATCGGCATCGGCGCGGGCGCGGATTGTTCCGGACAGGTGCTGGTGGTGTACGACATACTGGGCATCTATCCCGGCAAGAAGGCGCGCTTCGTCAAGGATTACATGCAGGGTGCGACTTCCATCGCGCAGGCAGTGGCGAACTACGTTGCCGAAGTGAAGTCTGGTGCGTTTCCCGCTGTGGAAAATAGCTTCTGA